The following DNA comes from Mya arenaria isolate MELC-2E11 chromosome 11, ASM2691426v1.
taaattattaaaataactatattatataatttaagatATTGATTATAAACTACGACCCTGTCACCTTAATAGGATGGCTCTTATGTGTGACTTgttatcaaaacttcgctataaaatcgttttaaatatgcattgcaAATATACCATTTACTGGAATTTAAGCTGTAAGGTGTTCCATTACATTAAAACTAAGGACTTTAATTTTGTGTCAATAGATATTTCAGACAAAACTATTACGATACATGAGTGTGCATCTACTGGTATTTTTAGTGctacaattttcatttaatgcgaataataatacaattttagaACGCTTGTCGTGAGTTGAGACAAAACCCCATActtatttgataatataaacaattcacCATTGAATCAATCGTTTTCATCATCTGAAGCGCtttatttgatagttttataAATACCCTGCGATAAATTTCAATAAGTTTTGTTAATTATAAAGTGATAATTGGGTATccattaaatcaaataaaattgttatgcACTACTTGAACAAATCTTGtctgttttcgttttttttttagaattaatatcgaaaacaaaatgttcaccATAGTTAATCTAACCCGCCCGAATTGCAACACAAGGAAATAATTTCCAGCTAGCAGATGTTTTCCACATAATTATACACTCTGGAAATAAAGTGAGAAGCGGAGCATTCTGGGCCTTACAGTAGATCATATAACAATAGCGATCACTGGCtctatgaaaaatacaatacatcttAACGAGTTTTGCTTGTATGTTTCGAAGTCCTTATAGTTATAGTGAAAAATAAGGCATATCTGGAATAtaagtgaaaataatgttttgaatttgattCAGGAGTTGCGACTTAGTAAACCTGGAATTTGAACGTCCTTGTTTATTTGGAATGGTATTAAATGCTAGCTACTAGCTAGTTAAGTTgattatttgtaacaaatataaagataaacagtgcatttaataaatgatatcgAGTGTCAGATTGGATGtgattattataaacaatagtTTTGGCTCACGTGCGTAATAAAACTCTCTGTTTATGTAAACTGTTGACGCACTTTTCATTCTTGTTATTCTTCCTGGGAAAAACCTGTAGCTAACtattaataaaattgtgtttctaGGAAGCCGAAAAGGCCGATCTGAGGGTAATTGTGTTGTAAATGAGTGATATCGAGATGGGTTTCTCGATGTTATATTGAactgtttgttatatatatccGAGTTCACTTTGtggattttatgtttatgttccTTGTAAATCATAGAAATTCTTTGGGCAACGGACTTAAGGTGCTGGAACAGTGCGACGTAAGTCCTGTAGACTCTGGTGTATGTATATGAGCTGAAATCAGATACGAAATATAAGGATATAGCAACGTCTATACAGAGGTATGTTTTGGGGTTATGACCATGCTTTTAAAAGAGCAGGGTATTTAAAAAATGGGGCAATGTTTCAGGTATAAAGGGGACATTGTATCGGGCTGTAACATActaaaatattatgaattttacagaaaatgttaaaaagtgtctttaattaaaataaaattgggGTTCAGCTGCCAAATAGGTTATGTTTTGTATGCAGTTATACTAATTAAATAagtgtaaatgaaataaattaaaatgattagcTTTTAATTCTATGAGGGCAAAAGTATACATCCGACTCAAGTGATTATTGAATTTTATGGGGGATAAAAAGAAGGGTACACATGTTAGTCTCCATGAGGCCCCGGGCTCTTGGAAAAAGGTAGGGCGCAGTACCCTTCTAAAAATCTTCAGCTGAGCCCCTATTTGTGTGCATGCTTAACTATCGTTGTAAACCAATTTTGAAACATAccattgttaacaaatattatattataggTCGATGCTTCAGTTGAATTCCAAAACCCTGTTTGCCAAGTTAACCCTAAAGCTAACATCTATAATACCTTTTCCCATTTAACTGCCAAATAGTTTTATTGGAATTGTTGCTATTACATGTTCAGTTGATGGAAGAACgctattattttaatgtatgagAATGGTTGATCAATGTGAAAAATAACTTGTGTAACTCGTGTTTGCTTGGTCCCTTCTCTGTGGTCACTGTAATAAAGGATTCGTTATCGTTTTATGGCGCCAGACATCGTGAAATGCAGTTACATATGAATacagatttgttttcattttatttaataataataactggCCAGCACATTATTCCTCCCAGGAtaataattcaattttcaatagcaTAACAAcgcttttctgaaaatataGCATTTTCTGCTTCATTATTGACAATTATCAACGATACAGCTTTCATTTGAACTATATTCCTTCCAGGCTTCCAATTGCTGTTTTGTGGTCGCCCCTTTGAAGTCGGTAAAATAACTCTTAaacacagtttaaaataaaaagataaataattatttttaattattttcttagatTTTAATCGAATATATATGGTATTTTCCCAAGTTTTGTTACATTTGCTTAAGAAAATCTGTTAAACTCGTCCGTGACCTGTCAAAACAAGGACATTGTTTTCCTTTAAGACTGTAAGATCTAGAAATTCAGAATATTAACAATCGTTTGAAGCATTATATagcgttatttaacattataaatgatatctctctttatctgtaaaataatgtttatatcactAAGTTTGCGAACAATGTAAGATACATAAGCTGTGTAAGTGACTGCGTTTAATTGAAACAGCGGATAAGTACACTGTCATTTATCAGTTTAACTGTTCATATTGCATTATTGCTGATAACCGGAATACAACTTGGAAAAATAATAAACGATGCCGACTATGGTCCAAACTTATAATCCTCGTAGATTTAGACATTTTAGACGCTTGATTTTATCAAATCCGAACCATCGACTTATTTAGATGTCAAGAAGATTCATCAATCTCGACATCAGTGATAAAGGCCGAATCAAGGATTTTATCGCTGTGTCAAATTTTGCGAAAAATAATATGCaacttattgttgttgtttttatcaggCAATGATGGTCCCAATTGGTTTTTCATGAGGAAATAATCTTGAACAGAACTTAATAGTATCGACGTTCCCCCAAGACGCTTGTCGATGGAATAATTATACTGTGATCTCTATGTTTCAGTTGTATCTATAACACGGTCGTTTTCGACAATGAGTCGCCGAGCGAGTTTGCTCGCAAAACAAATCCCGGAAGAAAAGAAACCAAAGGGTGTACGCTTTCCAGACGAGCTTGTCTTTCTTGACAACATAAAAGAGAATGACGTGCATGCCCTTGGGTCCATGCTAAGGAGAGCAAGTCTACAAGTGGATATCAGTGCAATTAACGTCGCAGGTGGGTAAGAGTTTAGACAtgacattatatataaaatagtgtttagtGCCATGCTAAGGCAAGCTggtctttaaataaatatcagcGCGGTTAAAGACAAATCGCGTGTTAATGCATGTAATCAAAAAGTGGTTACCAGCGCAGTAAGCGTCGCAGTGGCATTATTGTTTAGCgatgtatgtataatatagcGATTGGTGCCGTGCTAAGCAAACCTGTTTACACGAGTATATCAGCGTAATTAACGATGCATGGGAGTCAAATTATTTCGTTAATTATGTCTAAGACCGGAGGACCATGGTTATAAGAATTAGCATccaattatatatatcaatgttgtaAACAACGCCGGTGAGTTCGGCATAACTTGGAATGGTTCCATCGGCAAATATAGCACTTGAGAATACACATAAACAgtaagttatttatgttttgtatcatTACAATTTCCCTTGCGTAGAaccaaatgtataaatataaacgAATTTGATAGACTTTTGAATAAATTTGTTACTAAATAATAATGCGTTCTATGTCGTTATCAGGTTTGACGCCGCTGCACCAGGCGGTTCTGGATGGGAACGAGGCGGCCGTTCGACTGCTCGTGGCCCACGGAGCGACGGTCAACAAACAGGACGAGGATTCTTGGACGCCGTTGCACGCCGCATGCGCAGAGGGACACGCGGACATAGCCAAGTAAAGAATCACTGGCAAGAATACTCTATCCTTGGAATGGTCCTgagtttttaataattaagtttGGTTGGATGTCATCAAGCCTGACAAATATTGGGCTTTCTGGCACTCCGGTTTTCCCAAAGGCCTATAATACCACTTTCTCACTTAACAGTCTGTCAACGAGCGCGACCAAGACCCgtgtataatatataacaaattcGTTACTATATTTCCAAGTCGATTTCAACGTGTCCTGAATCATGATCAAATGagagacaaaaacaacattaatcaCACACTCACACAAATCAACCTGGTTGAAACTA
Coding sequences within:
- the LOC128208773 gene encoding protein phosphatase 1 regulatory subunit 27-like, with the protein product MSRRASLLAKQIPEEKKPKGVRFPDELVFLDNIKENDVHALGSMLRRASLQVDISAINVAGLTPLHQAVLDGNEAAVRLLVAHGATVNKQDEDSWTPLHAACAEGHADIAKFLLESGADRNILTDEGERPLDLVEPSDLPTIRVMLSDVKPNTDNQSDDDFDDDVTHNDVNG